One stretch of Desulfovibrionales bacterium DNA includes these proteins:
- the panC gene encoding pantoate--beta-alanine ligase yields MKIIKSVARMQSLAMQKRTEGKRIALVPTMGFFHAGHISLMTYARKRCDLLVVSIFVNPMQFGPSEDLERYPRDLKRDRVMAEKAGADVLFCPSAQDMYPRGFQTYVEVEQLTQPLCGRRRPGHFRGVTTVVTKLFNIVQPHEAIFGLKDYQQWLTIRRMAGDLNMAVKVTGRPIVREKDGLAMSSRNTCLSPAERKAALSLQQAISVAKDLVRKGEKGPERIKKAIKELITSYNSAKIEIEYISFCHPETLDERDIINDKTLLAIAARVGKTRLIDNCLLSPGE; encoded by the coding sequence ATGAAGATAATAAAATCCGTGGCCAGGATGCAATCCCTGGCCATGCAAAAAAGGACTGAAGGCAAACGGATTGCCCTTGTCCCTACCATGGGGTTCTTCCATGCGGGACATATAAGCCTCATGACCTATGCCCGTAAAAGATGTGACCTCCTGGTGGTGAGCATCTTTGTAAACCCCATGCAATTCGGCCCTTCAGAGGACCTTGAACGCTATCCGCGTGACCTTAAACGCGACCGAGTAATGGCTGAAAAGGCCGGAGCGGATGTCCTCTTCTGTCCGTCCGCACAAGACATGTACCCACGGGGATTTCAGACGTACGTGGAGGTGGAACAACTAACCCAACCGCTCTGTGGCCGTCGCCGACCGGGACACTTTCGCGGGGTAACCACGGTAGTAACTAAACTTTTTAATATCGTACAACCTCATGAAGCCATATTCGGGCTGAAAGATTACCAGCAATGGCTGACCATCCGCCGTATGGCCGGTGATTTAAACATGGCAGTCAAGGTTACAGGCCGGCCCATCGTCCGTGAAAAAGACGGCCTGGCCATGAGTTCGCGCAACACCTGCTTATCCCCGGCAGAGAGAAAGGCGGCGCTCAGCCTTCAACAGGCCATTTCCGTGGCTAAGGATCTGGTCCGTAAAGGAGAAAAAGGCCCTGAGCGGATAAAGAAGGCTATAAAAGAACTGATAACTTCATATAATAGCGCTAAGATAGAAATAGAATATATCAGTTTTTGTCATCCGGAGACATTAGATGAACGAGATATAATCAACGATAAGACCTTGCTGGCCATAGCCGCCCGGGTAGGAAAAACACGTCTTATCGACAATTGTCTTTTATCGCCAGGAGAATAA
- the rsmA gene encoding 16S rRNA (adenine(1518)-N(6)/adenine(1519)-N(6))-dimethyltransferase RsmA — protein sequence MTSPQGLLKKYEIRPSKSRGQNFLINPDIARAIIKKAGFGAEDIVIEVGMGLGILTVPLAARVKKLISFEVDPRLIAIVKEEYTLPSTLEIVHQDILKVDFQALGREHGQKLKIIGNLPYYISSPILFKIWECRSLFKNAFVMLQKEVAERIVAPPGGKTYGILAVFFNYCAAIEKVLKVPAAQFYPRPEVDSTVLGFHLRPPEVIAEDESLFKKIVKSAFQKRRKTLQNALSGVDFSPELIRSVLGTLNIDGQRRAETLGVNDFVRISNLLRKAAIRC from the coding sequence ATGACCAGCCCGCAAGGATTACTAAAAAAGTACGAAATACGGCCCTCAAAGAGCCGGGGGCAAAATTTCCTTATAAACCCGGATATTGCTAGGGCCATAATTAAAAAGGCGGGATTTGGGGCAGAGGACATAGTCATTGAAGTGGGCATGGGCCTGGGCATTCTCACCGTTCCTCTGGCCGCCAGGGTCAAAAAACTCATCAGCTTCGAAGTTGACCCGCGCCTGATTGCTATCGTGAAGGAAGAATATACCCTCCCTTCCACGCTGGAAATAGTACACCAGGACATACTGAAAGTTGACTTTCAGGCATTGGGAAGAGAACATGGACAAAAACTAAAGATAATAGGGAACCTGCCTTACTATATTTCCAGCCCTATACTTTTTAAGATATGGGAATGTCGGTCTTTGTTTAAAAATGCCTTTGTCATGCTCCAAAAGGAAGTGGCCGAAAGGATCGTCGCCCCGCCCGGCGGTAAAACATATGGCATCCTTGCCGTGTTCTTCAATTATTGCGCCGCCATCGAAAAGGTCTTGAAAGTGCCTGCCGCTCAATTCTATCCAAGACCGGAAGTGGATTCTACGGTCCTGGGGTTTCACCTACGCCCCCCGGAGGTAATCGCTGAGGATGAATCCCTCTTTAAAAAAATAGTCAAAAGCGCCTTCCAGAAACGGCGCAAGACCCTGCAAAATGCCCTCTCTGGAGTTGACTTTTCTCCTGAACTGATTAGAAGCGTCCTGGGAACCCTGAACATTGATGGACAGAGAAGGGCTGAAACCCTGGGGGTTAATGATTTTGTGCGGATAAGCAATCTGCTGAGAAAAGCGGCTATCAGATGTTAG
- a CDS encoding DUF2062 domain-containing protein, whose amino-acid sequence MTLKRTLRYYYFRIKNLKGNPRSIASGMAIGVFIGLTPTIPFHTVMILLITSLLSSSRIAGLIGAIVISNPVTIPIYYYLAYYLGKWVTSFEMKLPHTYSIIDIARAGWELALTMLIGGVILGIIPAVITYFLTLYIFKRLRTKRRARRSI is encoded by the coding sequence ATGACTTTAAAAAGGACATTAAGATACTATTATTTCCGCATAAAGAACCTCAAGGGCAATCCCCGGTCGATTGCCTCCGGCATGGCCATTGGTGTCTTTATCGGCCTTACCCCAACCATACCATTCCACACGGTGATGATCCTCCTGATAACCTCTCTATTGAGCAGCAGCCGCATAGCTGGGCTTATCGGGGCCATTGTAATCAGTAATCCCGTCACCATACCCATCTACTATTACCTGGCCTATTACCTCGGGAAATGGGTCACCTCTTTTGAAATGAAACTGCCACATACCTATTCTATTATCGATATAGCCCGCGCCGGCTGGGAGTTAGCGCTCACTATGCTCATTGGTGGAGTGATCCTCGGCATTATACCAGCGGTTATTACCTATTTCCTTACACTTTACATCTTTAAGCGCCTCAGGACAAAGCGCCGGGCCAGACGGTCCATATAA
- the tsaD gene encoding tRNA (adenosine(37)-N6)-threonylcarbamoyltransferase complex transferase subunit TsaD yields the protein MLILGIESSCDETAAAVVRDGKIILSSVVASQMDVHRRYGGVVPELASRKHIEAIYPVVEEALEQAGISLNGIDAIAATQGPGLVGSLLIGLSFAKALSYGRELPLIGVSHIEGHLLSIYLEEDPPSFPYVALMASGGHTALYYVSDFTGYRLLGQTRDDAAGEAFDKVAKMLGLGYPGGEVISRLAEQGNPKKINLPRAVISKDSFDFSFSGLKTAVANYIRRCRENRLPMPYEDMAAAFQEAVVDVLVNKTMKAALQYKVKNIVAAGGVASNRRLREALGAAAKQAGIKVFIPDPSLCTDNAAMIAVAGYHRFRKGEVSGLDLDAYSKNRL from the coding sequence GTGCTCATCCTGGGTATCGAAAGCTCCTGTGATGAGACGGCCGCGGCTGTCGTCCGGGACGGAAAGATCATATTATCCAGTGTGGTAGCCTCCCAGATGGACGTGCATCGCCGTTACGGCGGCGTCGTACCGGAACTGGCCTCCCGCAAACACATCGAAGCCATCTATCCTGTCGTGGAAGAGGCCTTAGAACAAGCCGGGATATCTTTAAATGGCATTGATGCCATAGCCGCCACCCAGGGGCCGGGGCTGGTAGGGTCACTACTGATCGGCCTCTCCTTTGCCAAGGCCCTTTCTTATGGGCGGGAACTCCCCCTCATTGGCGTGAGCCACATTGAAGGACACCTTTTATCTATTTATCTGGAAGAAGATCCCCCTTCTTTCCCCTATGTAGCCCTTATGGCCTCAGGCGGGCATACCGCTCTGTACTACGTCTCTGACTTTACAGGTTATCGCCTTCTGGGCCAGACGCGGGATGACGCCGCCGGCGAGGCCTTCGATAAGGTGGCAAAAATGCTTGGGCTTGGTTATCCAGGAGGAGAGGTAATCAGCCGGCTGGCCGAACAAGGGAACCCTAAAAAAATCAATCTCCCCCGGGCCGTTATCAGCAAGGATTCCTTCGACTTCAGCTTCAGCGGTCTTAAGACCGCAGTAGCCAATTATATACGCCGTTGCCGGGAAAACCGGCTACCAATGCCCTACGAAGATATGGCAGCCGCCTTTCAGGAGGCCGTAGTTGATGTCCTGGTTAACAAGACCATGAAGGCTGCCCTGCAATATAAGGTCAAAAATATTGTCGCGGCAGGCGGGGTAGCTTCTAATCGCCGTTTAAGGGAAGCCCTCGGCGCGGCCGCAAAACAGGCCGGGATTAAGGTCTTTATCCCGGATCCGTCCCTTTGCACGGATAATGCCGCTATGATTGCGGTGGCCGGATACCATCGTTTCCGTAAAGGAGAGGTTTCCGGCCTGGACCTCGATGCCTATTCCAAAAATAGACTATGA
- the fba gene encoding class II fructose-1,6-bisphosphate aldolase: MPLVPAKDILLKAYREGYAIGAFNFVNMEMLQAILQTANNLRAPVIIQASEGAISYAGLSTIVSMARTLAGEVDIPVALHLDHGHKLETIRACIQAGFTSVMIDASHLPYTENAALTGQVVEIAHQSGVSVEAELGRLMGVEDTVSVAERDAIFVDPEEASRFVQETNVDSLAPAVGTSHGAFKYKGAARLDLERLKKVKEKTGIPLVLHGASSIPADLLQEAIDSGIPVGEAKGVPLEEVQKAIKLGVAKVNIDTDLRLGFVSAMRRILAEKPETFDLRKILGPAREKVAQIIAGRIQALGCANRV; the protein is encoded by the coding sequence ATGCCGCTTGTACCTGCCAAAGACATATTGCTTAAAGCTTACCGGGAAGGCTACGCCATCGGGGCCTTTAATTTTGTTAATATGGAGATGTTACAGGCCATTTTACAGACGGCCAATAACCTGCGCGCCCCGGTCATTATCCAGGCTTCAGAAGGAGCCATCAGTTATGCCGGACTATCGACCATCGTATCCATGGCCAGAACACTGGCCGGAGAGGTAGATATCCCCGTAGCCCTGCATCTGGATCATGGGCACAAGCTGGAAACGATCAGGGCCTGTATTCAGGCCGGATTTACCTCGGTCATGATCGACGCCTCTCACCTGCCTTATACTGAAAACGCGGCCCTGACCGGACAGGTCGTAGAAATAGCCCACCAATCCGGGGTCTCGGTAGAAGCCGAACTGGGCCGCCTCATGGGTGTAGAGGATACCGTATCCGTAGCGGAAAGAGACGCCATATTCGTCGATCCTGAAGAGGCCAGCCGTTTTGTTCAGGAGACAAATGTTGACTCTCTGGCTCCGGCCGTAGGGACATCGCACGGGGCCTTCAAATATAAAGGCGCTGCCCGCCTCGACCTGGAACGACTAAAAAAGGTTAAAGAAAAGACGGGGATACCCCTCGTCCTGCACGGCGCGTCTTCTATCCCGGCTGACCTTCTTCAAGAGGCCATTGATTCCGGCATCCCGGTTGGGGAGGCCAAGGGCGTACCCCTGGAAGAGGTGCAAAAGGCTATCAAGCTAGGCGTAGCCAAGGTTAACATCGATACGGACCTCCGGCTTGGTTTCGTCAGTGCCATGCGCCGCATCCTGGCGGAAAAGCCGGAGACTTTCGACCTGAGAAAAATCCTGGGGCCGGCCCGGGAAAAAGTAGCACAAATCATTGCAGGCAGGATACAGGCCTTGGGCTGTGCCAACAGGGTCTGA
- the fbp gene encoding class 1 fructose-bisphosphatase: MPSLLGTTVIEHLLTTQKAHPEATGAFTRLLSELIVAAKIISREVNKAGLVDILGYAGRENIQGEQVQKLDEFAHRTIVERMAHTGELCAMASEEDPDIIPVPERFTKGNYVLIFDPLDGSSNIDVNVSIGTIFSIYRRVTPMPADPTLEDILQKGSKQVAAGYFVYGSSSMMVYTSGSGVHGFTLLPSIGEFLLSHENIRIPERGRAFSVNEGNYSYWSDEVKKLVSYFKTPDRETKRPYTGRYIGSLVADFHRNLLHGGIFMYPPDKKDPKKPLGKLRLMCECNPLSFVVEQAGGYASTGFQGILDLEPKELHQRVPLYIGSKEDVLIAEQFIKGERRS, from the coding sequence ATGCCATCTCTATTAGGAACAACGGTCATAGAACACCTGCTGACCACCCAGAAGGCCCACCCCGAGGCTACCGGTGCATTCACGCGTTTGTTATCCGAACTCATTGTGGCCGCCAAAATCATCTCTCGCGAGGTAAACAAGGCCGGCCTGGTGGACATACTGGGATATGCCGGACGAGAAAACATCCAGGGAGAGCAGGTACAGAAGCTGGATGAATTCGCCCATAGGACCATCGTTGAGCGTATGGCCCACACCGGAGAATTGTGCGCTATGGCCTCAGAAGAAGACCCGGATATAATACCCGTCCCTGAGAGATTTACCAAAGGCAATTATGTCCTGATCTTCGACCCCCTGGACGGTTCATCCAATATCGACGTAAACGTCAGCATAGGCACTATCTTCTCCATTTACCGCCGCGTAACCCCGATGCCTGCCGACCCAACCCTGGAAGATATCCTCCAGAAAGGAAGCAAACAGGTCGCAGCCGGCTACTTTGTCTATGGCTCCAGCAGCATGATGGTCTATACGTCAGGCAGCGGCGTACACGGATTTACACTCCTTCCGAGCATAGGCGAGTTCTTGTTATCCCATGAGAATATCAGGATACCGGAGCGGGGAAGGGCCTTTAGCGTTAACGAAGGCAACTATAGCTATTGGTCGGATGAAGTTAAAAAACTTGTGAGCTATTTTAAAACGCCGGACAGGGAAACAAAAAGGCCGTACACGGGGCGCTATATTGGTTCTCTGGTGGCGGATTTCCATCGCAATCTCCTGCATGGCGGTATATTTATGTACCCTCCGGACAAAAAAGACCCCAAAAAGCCCCTTGGCAAACTGCGCCTCATGTGTGAGTGCAACCCGCTGTCCTTTGTCGTGGAGCAGGCCGGCGGCTATGCCAGCACCGGCTTCCAGGGCATACTTGATCTCGAGCCCAAGGAATTGCATCAGCGTGTGCCGCTTTACATAGGAAGCAAAGAAGATGTACTTATTGCCGAACAGTTCATAAAAGGAGAAAGGAGATCCTGA
- a CDS encoding TetR/AcrR family transcriptional regulator — MKATDKHQKIIQAAVKIFARNGFFNSRISEIAKEANVADGTIYLYFNNKYDILISLFEEEMGEIITNMREELAKEENPLKQLEIFSRVHLKIVEENREMAEVLQVEIRQSSKFMKEYRNKKFAEYVNIISSIIKKGQEQGLIRKDVMPGIAKRAFFGALDEMSRFWILSPQKKYSTHTAAKQISDFFIRGIAVS, encoded by the coding sequence GTGAAAGCCACCGACAAACATCAGAAGATTATCCAGGCCGCCGTTAAAATTTTTGCCCGGAACGGTTTTTTTAACTCGCGTATCTCAGAAATCGCCAAAGAAGCAAATGTGGCAGACGGCACGATATATCTTTATTTTAACAATAAATATGACATACTCATCTCCCTCTTTGAGGAAGAGATGGGGGAAATTATAACCAACATGCGGGAAGAACTGGCCAAAGAAGAAAACCCGCTCAAACAATTGGAGATTTTTTCCCGGGTTCACCTGAAAATTGTAGAAGAAAACAGAGAAATGGCCGAGGTGCTCCAGGTCGAAATCCGGCAGAGCAGTAAATTCATGAAGGAATATCGCAATAAAAAATTTGCTGAGTATGTAAATATAATCTCTTCCATTATAAAAAAGGGCCAGGAACAAGGCCTCATCCGCAAAGACGTCATGCCGGGCATAGCCAAGCGGGCTTTTTTCGGAGCCTTAGATGAAATGTCCCGTTTCTGGATACTCTCCCCTCAAAAAAAATACAGCACGCATACTGCAGCCAAACAGATCAGCGATTTCTTTATTCGCGGAATTGCTGTATCCTGA
- a CDS encoding rod shape-determining protein: MMFDSILGWLSNDLAIDLGTANTLVYVKGKGIVLREPSVVAVRKDVRGASKVLAVGKEAKMMLGKTPGNIKAIRPMRDGVIADFEVTEAMLRYFITKVHNRRTLVRPRIIVSVPSGITQVEKRAVKESAESAGAREVYLVEEPMAAAVGAGLPITEPTANMIVDIGGGTTEVAVISLSGVVYSGSVRVAGDKMDEAILQYIKKKYNLLIGEHSAEMIKTTIGNVMPEKPYDTMEIKGRDLVSGVPKTITIDADEVREAITEQVDAIVETVKVALEQTPPELAADIVDKGIVLTGGGALLRNLDKLLREETGLPIIIADDPLSSVVLGSGKILDNIGILKEIAIQ; this comes from the coding sequence ATGATGTTTGACTCTATATTGGGGTGGTTATCTAACGATCTGGCCATTGACCTGGGTACTGCGAATACGTTGGTCTACGTCAAAGGGAAAGGTATTGTCTTAAGAGAACCCTCGGTTGTAGCGGTGAGAAAGGATGTTAGAGGTGCCAGCAAGGTCCTGGCCGTGGGTAAAGAGGCAAAAATGATGCTGGGAAAGACGCCGGGCAACATAAAGGCTATCCGTCCTATGAGGGATGGCGTTATTGCCGATTTTGAGGTAACTGAGGCCATGCTCCGTTATTTTATTACCAAGGTGCATAACAGGCGGACCTTGGTGCGCCCACGTATTATTGTCAGTGTCCCTTCGGGGATAACCCAGGTGGAAAAAAGGGCGGTCAAGGAATCTGCAGAATCAGCAGGGGCACGGGAAGTTTATCTGGTTGAGGAACCCATGGCTGCGGCCGTGGGCGCAGGTCTGCCCATAACCGAGCCTACGGCCAATATGATAGTGGATATTGGAGGCGGTACTACGGAGGTAGCTGTTATTTCTCTGTCCGGGGTTGTTTATTCGGGGTCGGTTAGAGTGGCCGGAGATAAAATGGATGAGGCCATCTTACAATATATCAAGAAGAAGTATAATTTATTGATCGGCGAACACTCTGCTGAGATGATAAAGACTACTATCGGCAACGTAATGCCGGAGAAACCTTATGACACCATGGAAATAAAGGGCCGGGATCTCGTCTCGGGAGTCCCCAAAACAATTACTATAGATGCCGACGAGGTGCGGGAGGCCATAACCGAACAGGTAGATGCTATAGTGGAGACGGTGAAGGTCGCTTTGGAACAAACACCTCCCGAGCTGGCAGCAGATATTGTTGATAAGGGGATAGTTCTTACAGGTGGAGGCGCTCTTCTGCGTAATCTGGATAAATTATTAAGAGAAGAAACCGGGTTGCCTATTATTATTGCTGATGACCCTCTTTCATCCGTAGTGCTGGGATCTGGAAAAATTCTGGACAATATCGGTATCCTGAAAGAGATCGCTATACAGTAG
- the mreC gene encoding rod shape-determining protein MreC, translating to MRKKERPLNRLKIFILTGLLAVILFVLLVSSIGKNRDFGPWQKVGVELFAPIQKGILFIQRGIAAFGHDYIYLVGVQKENRLLRKEIERLRSKNNEYREAIIANIRFKKLLNFKETVPLPLLSAEVVGYDPTVWFNTMIINRGSDDGLQRGMAVIAADGVVGQIISVSLHYAKVLLITDRNSAVDAIVQRSRVRGVLKGESGGVCYLDYVGIRDDVNPGDIVISSGVGGIFPKGLPVGRVIKARSSRPGLFQHIEVVPCVNISDIEEALVVLEKSSIME from the coding sequence ATGCGAAAAAAGGAAAGACCTCTTAATCGTCTGAAAATTTTTATCTTAACCGGTCTGTTGGCTGTTATCCTTTTCGTACTCCTTGTTTCCAGTATAGGGAAAAACAGAGATTTTGGCCCCTGGCAGAAGGTTGGTGTAGAGTTGTTTGCTCCCATCCAGAAAGGGATCCTCTTCATTCAGAGGGGAATTGCTGCTTTTGGGCATGATTATATCTACTTGGTTGGCGTGCAAAAGGAAAATAGATTGTTGAGAAAGGAAATCGAACGGCTGCGCAGTAAAAACAATGAGTATCGTGAAGCCATTATTGCCAATATCCGGTTCAAGAAACTGTTAAATTTTAAAGAGACGGTGCCCCTGCCCCTTTTGTCGGCAGAGGTTGTTGGGTACGACCCCACGGTCTGGTTTAATACCATGATTATTAACCGTGGCTCTGACGATGGACTTCAAAGAGGGATGGCGGTTATAGCTGCCGATGGCGTTGTTGGCCAGATTATAAGTGTCTCCCTGCACTATGCAAAGGTTTTACTGATTACAGACCGGAACAGCGCTGTCGATGCCATTGTGCAGAGAAGCAGGGTAAGGGGAGTGCTCAAGGGAGAATCCGGTGGAGTCTGTTATTTAGATTACGTCGGCATTCGTGACGATGTTAACCCCGGGGATATAGTAATTTCTTCCGGGGTGGGGGGTATATTCCCGAAGGGGTTGCCTGTCGGGAGGGTTATTAAGGCCAGGAGTTCTCGTCCGGGATTATTTCAACATATCGAAGTGGTCCCCTGTGTTAATATTTCTGATATAGAGGAAGCATTGGTTGTTTTAGAAAAAAGCTCTATAATGGAATAG